In one Flammeovirga yaeyamensis genomic region, the following are encoded:
- a CDS encoding DNA-directed RNA polymerase subunit alpha, which translates to MSILSFQKPERVVMDKAGDYKGLFEFKPLERGYGATIGNAFKRTLLSALEGYAIVGIKFLNTVQDSSKVAGINEELPEVLLNLKQVRLKPMIEEPVEKIIVDLNGKTEFRAGDIKEFCSQQFEVMNPDLVIATLDGTSIPQFELTISLGRGYVLAENQAINAEGDSGYISMDTTFTPIKNVDYHVENTRVEQRTDYEKLLIEIETDGTILPEVALQGAANILIQHFAQITDKEITIDMTPRSAEPKWTPEEIKKRAMLETPISELELSVRAYNSLKAGEVKTLGELVSLEVRDLMKFRNFGKKTLTELEEMLSDRDLTFGMDVSKYRLGED; encoded by the coding sequence ATGTCAATATTATCATTCCAAAAGCCGGAGAGAGTAGTAATGGACAAGGCCGGTGATTACAAAGGTCTATTTGAGTTCAAACCTTTAGAAAGAGGTTACGGTGCTACGATTGGTAATGCCTTCAAAAGAACGTTATTATCTGCGCTAGAAGGATATGCGATTGTCGGTATCAAGTTTTTGAATACTGTTCAAGATTCTTCTAAAGTAGCTGGTATCAATGAAGAATTACCAGAAGTGCTTTTGAATCTGAAGCAAGTTCGTTTAAAACCAATGATTGAAGAGCCAGTAGAAAAAATCATTGTAGATTTAAATGGTAAAACTGAATTCAGAGCGGGTGATATTAAAGAATTCTGCAGTCAGCAATTCGAAGTAATGAATCCTGATTTAGTAATCGCTACTTTAGACGGTACTTCAATTCCTCAATTCGAGTTAACTATTAGCTTAGGTAGAGGTTATGTTCTTGCAGAGAACCAAGCTATCAACGCAGAAGGCGATAGCGGTTACATCTCTATGGATACAACATTTACTCCAATCAAAAATGTTGATTACCATGTAGAGAACACTCGTGTAGAGCAACGTACTGACTACGAAAAACTGTTAATCGAGATCGAAACTGATGGAACTATTCTTCCTGAAGTAGCTTTACAAGGAGCTGCGAACATCTTGATCCAACACTTTGCGCAGATCACAGACAAAGAAATCACAATCGACATGACACCTCGTTCTGCTGAGCCTAAGTGGACTCCAGAAGAAATTAAGAAGCGTGCTATGTTAGAAACACCAATCTCAGAACTTGAATTATCAGTTCGTGCTTACAACTCATTGAAAGCAGGTGAGGTGAAAACTTTAGGTGAGTTAGTATCTCTTGAAGTACGTGACCTAATGAAATTCCGTAACTTCGGTAAGAAAACACTTACTGAGTTAGAAGAAATGTTATCTGACCGTGATTTAACTTTCGGTATGGATGTATCTAAAT
- a CDS encoding helix-turn-helix domain-containing protein: MIGDNIVKLRKKNNMQQKELAQLIEISVQGLIKWEKGKVEIPYSGLSKIADIFKVPLDYIVKGEPAHVISFINSKGGNTKSSLLRQIAIGIIHHKPDCKVLCVDTDPQQTLVMYADNGTHDNIDVIAFDSNSIAVSEKYRKLIEDKHYDYDYILVDTAGYVAVTDLLTSIIANSDVIVPITLNETALGPTISSISNIADVRDSLDLPTKIIGVRNRVNRTVKESKMPFELDGYLGLKLLDGFIPDSIQYQRDTNFNVVSPTREVKSLVKELLPVID, translated from the coding sequence ATGATCGGAGATAACATCGTAAAACTTCGCAAAAAGAATAATATGCAACAGAAAGAGTTGGCTCAACTTATAGAGATTTCTGTGCAAGGTCTGATCAAATGGGAAAAAGGAAAAGTAGAGATTCCTTATTCAGGTTTATCAAAAATCGCCGATATTTTCAAAGTTCCATTAGATTATATAGTAAAAGGGGAGCCAGCACATGTTATTTCATTTATCAACTCAAAAGGTGGAAATACGAAATCTTCTCTACTAAGACAAATCGCTATCGGTATTATTCATCATAAACCTGATTGTAAAGTATTGTGTGTGGATACTGACCCTCAACAAACTTTAGTGATGTATGCTGATAATGGAACACACGATAATATTGATGTAATTGCTTTCGATTCTAATTCAATTGCGGTATCAGAGAAATACCGTAAGCTTATTGAAGACAAACACTACGATTACGATTATATTTTAGTAGATACTGCTGGATATGTAGCTGTAACAGATCTTTTGACAAGTATTATCGCTAATTCTGATGTTATTGTTCCAATCACTTTAAATGAAACGGCGCTAGGACCAACCATCTCTAGTATAAGTAATATCGCCGATGTAAGAGATTCACTTGATCTTCCAACAAAAATTATTGGTGTCAGAAACCGAGTAAATAGAACTGTAAAGGAATCTAAGATGCCTTTTGAATTAGATGGTTACTTGGGATTAAAACTGTTAGATGGATTTATTCCAGATTCGATTCAATATCAAAGAGACACTAATTTTAATGTTGTAAGCCCAACTAGAGAAGTGAAATCATTAGTGAAAGAACTTTTACCTGTAATAGACTAA
- a CDS encoding replication initiation protein, translated as MDILNKIRTSSNKVKRHNRFIKAKQKKPLPLVSQKLLLFAFTLNDLTAEDEIVFKVSEFLGRHPGGKDLKQLDFGCDALASAKITLGEGEHNDTNKFEREYIPLFSKIKLDKTSIVFQFNGNFKNLLSPTSNYTQYLYSSVRHMRSPHAVRMYDLLSQGVGKYNSRKISVEELKSILGLSESKSYKNFAAFNRSILQKCIKDINENTDLEVTLELIKTGRRCTHLEFFFNKKQAEGQKQIMHTNMQNPAQAAPTQTNGEATGENPLQKKMSMLQSLGFSREEILRELLKTDVVNEVEETIEVTPEVVNEPPPVQGSLDFEFQGKLNKLPVRLGELGLPQDVIQIAVSKYQQNPNWKIWKEINDVKMAMRDKQNFPNIHTLKKWILS; from the coding sequence ATGGATATTTTAAACAAAATACGTACGAGTAGTAATAAAGTAAAACGACACAATCGTTTTATTAAAGCAAAACAGAAGAAACCTTTACCCTTGGTTTCTCAAAAGCTTTTATTATTTGCTTTTACATTAAATGATTTGACTGCAGAAGATGAGATTGTATTTAAGGTATCTGAATTTCTAGGTAGACATCCTGGAGGTAAAGATTTAAAGCAATTAGATTTTGGTTGTGATGCGTTAGCAAGTGCCAAAATCACATTAGGAGAGGGGGAACACAACGATACTAATAAATTTGAAAGAGAGTATATTCCTTTATTCTCTAAAATTAAACTAGATAAAACATCCATTGTATTCCAGTTTAATGGAAACTTTAAAAATTTATTATCACCTACATCAAATTATACACAATACCTGTATTCGAGCGTAAGACACATGAGATCTCCTCATGCTGTTAGAATGTATGACTTATTATCGCAAGGTGTAGGTAAGTATAATTCGAGAAAGATTTCTGTAGAAGAATTAAAATCTATATTAGGTTTATCAGAATCTAAATCATATAAGAATTTCGCTGCATTTAATCGCTCAATTCTTCAAAAATGTATTAAAGATATAAATGAGAATACAGACCTTGAAGTCACCTTAGAATTAATTAAAACCGGAAGAAGATGTACACATTTGGAATTCTTCTTCAATAAGAAACAAGCAGAAGGGCAGAAGCAGATCATGCATACAAATATGCAGAATCCTGCACAAGCAGCCCCAACACAGACGAACGGAGAAGCAACAGGAGAAAATCCTTTACAGAAAAAGATGAGTATGCTTCAGTCATTAGGGTTTAGTAGAGAAGAAATCCTGAGAGAGTTATTAAAAACAGATGTAGTGAATGAAGTCGAGGAAACAATTGAAGTCACTCCAGAAGTAGTTAACGAACCACCTCCTGTTCAAGGATCGCTTGATTTCGAATTTCAAGGTAAATTAAATAAACTACCTGTTCGATTAGGTGAACTAGGTTTACCACAAGATGTGATTCAGATTGCCGTTTCTAAATATCAACAAAACCCCAATTGGAAGATTTGGAAAGAAATAAATGATGTGAAAATGGCAATGAGAGACAAACAAAATTTCCCGAATATACATACACTTAAGAAGTGGATCTTATCATAA
- a CDS encoding ParB N-terminal domain-containing protein, translated as MLNLDKFKKKEEEKHREGKTSLREKESSEKLTQVDFKSPGAFHIEPEYRELIRKQTPDEARNFEKSIKEEGVREPILYWTHTLRDENGAARLVHTVVDGHHRCEAAVKLGLAYIPCKELKFNSHNDVRIWMLRNQLGRRNIGDAEKITIALQLTEFLGVEAKERKKKQVESFNKKETVQKETAKEIQPVEKSEDELELDQFKDTLNLDASGRINRAEEAAKIAGVSTKNVTKMKKVIEKGGEDIVKSVINGDLSIHKAWSDIRAVEKQEKEKAKGEAKPKKVNLTPKVIQSLLHNKELVNGIAKVGYAFRNPKEKFDNITLDQVKVNHINDFALRFFEEGKEVKQAKNIDVVQFIKLSESDLFPLIVGYQIVSTLDDLEYIDSLSTYTAYTHKMYIVVKDKLTKSAIKKIEKDKLKIGVISVSETQESNVEHESHYLALSMENEFHMLRESVLHSVSSL; from the coding sequence ATGCTGAATCTAGATAAATTCAAGAAAAAGGAAGAAGAAAAACATAGAGAGGGGAAAACATCTTTAAGAGAAAAAGAATCTTCTGAGAAATTAACTCAAGTAGATTTTAAATCTCCAGGTGCTTTTCATATCGAACCTGAATATCGTGAGTTAATTAGAAAACAAACTCCGGATGAGGCAAGAAACTTCGAAAAATCAATAAAAGAAGAAGGGGTAAGAGAACCTATATTATACTGGACACATACTCTTAGAGACGAGAATGGAGCTGCCCGTTTAGTTCATACGGTAGTTGATGGTCACCATAGATGTGAAGCTGCAGTAAAACTAGGTTTGGCTTACATACCTTGTAAAGAGCTTAAATTCAATTCTCATAACGATGTGAGGATTTGGATGCTTAGAAACCAATTAGGAAGAAGAAATATTGGTGATGCAGAAAAAATCACTATTGCTCTTCAGCTAACAGAGTTTTTAGGAGTTGAGGCCAAAGAAAGAAAGAAAAAACAAGTTGAATCCTTCAATAAAAAGGAAACGGTACAAAAAGAAACTGCCAAAGAAATTCAACCTGTTGAGAAAAGTGAAGATGAATTAGAGTTAGATCAATTTAAAGATACACTTAATCTTGATGCTAGCGGTAGAATTAACCGTGCAGAAGAAGCTGCTAAAATTGCCGGTGTTTCTACGAAGAATGTGACCAAAATGAAGAAGGTCATAGAGAAAGGCGGAGAGGATATCGTGAAGTCTGTGATCAATGGAGACCTTTCTATTCATAAAGCTTGGTCGGATATAAGAGCAGTCGAAAAGCAGGAGAAAGAAAAAGCAAAAGGAGAGGCAAAACCTAAAAAGGTGAATCTAACTCCAAAAGTGATACAATCTTTATTGCATAATAAAGAATTGGTGAACGGTATTGCTAAAGTAGGCTATGCTTTTAGAAACCCTAAAGAGAAATTTGATAATATCACTTTAGATCAAGTGAAAGTAAATCATATTAATGATTTTGCACTTAGATTCTTCGAAGAAGGTAAGGAAGTAAAGCAAGCCAAGAATATTGATGTTGTTCAATTTATTAAATTGTCAGAATCAGATCTATTCCCATTAATCGTGGGATATCAGATAGTTTCTACTTTAGACGATCTAGAATACATCGACTCTTTGAGTACTTATACGGCTTATACACATAAAATGTATATTGTGGTAAAAGATAAGCTGACTAAAAGTGCCATCAAGAAAATTGAAAAAGATAAATTAAAGATAGGAGTGATTTCAGTTTCAGAAACACAGGAATCTAACGTAGAGCATGAAAGTCATTATTTAGCACTTTCCATGGAAAACGAATTCCATATGTTGAGAGAATCGGTTTTACATTCTGTTTCCTCTTTATAA